A section of the Epinephelus moara isolate mb chromosome 3, YSFRI_EMoa_1.0, whole genome shotgun sequence genome encodes:
- the pitpnab gene encoding phosphatidylinositol transfer protein alpha isoform: MLIKEFRVILPISVEEYQVGQLYSVAEASKNETGGGEGVEVLKNEPYEKEGEKGQYTHKIYHLQSKVPSFVRMLAPASALNIHEKAWNAYPYCRTVITNEYMKENFLIKIETWHKPDMGHLENVHGLDPETWKKVDVVYIDIADRTQVEPKDYKPEEDPCKYKSVKTGRGPLGPDWKKELHKKTDCPHMCAYKLVTVKFKWWGLQNKVENFIQKQEKRLFTNFHRQLFCWIDKWIELNMEDIRRMEEETRRELDEMRVKDPVKGMVALED, translated from the exons taCCAGGTCGGCCAGCTGTACTCTGTGGCCGAGGCCAGTAAGAATGAGACGGGTGGAGGAGAAGGAGTGGAGGTGCTAAAAAATGAGCCCTacgagaaagagggagagaagggacagtacacacacaaaatttaCCATTTGCAGAG TAAAGTGCCGTCATTCGTCAGAATGTTGGCTCCAGCTTCAGCTCTCAACATCCACGAGAAAGCCTGGAACGCATACCCATACTGTCGCACAG TAATCACT aACGAGTATATGAAAGAAAACTTCCTGATCAAGATCGAGACATGGCACAAACCTGACATGGGACACCTCGAAAAT GTACACGGTTTGGATCCAGAAACCTGGAAGAAGGTGGATGTAGTCTATATCGATATTGCTGACAGAACCCAAGTTGAGCCGAAG GACTACAAGCCAGAGGAGGACCCTTGCAAGTACAAGTCAGTGAAGACAGGACGGGGCCCTCTAGGACCAGACTGGAAG AAAGAACTTCATAAGAAGACAGACTGCCCACACATGTGTGCCTACAAACTGGTCACTGTCAAATTCAAGTGGTGGGGCCTGCAAAATAAAGTGGAGAACTTCATTCAAAAG caagAGAAGCGTTTGTTCACTAATTTCCACCGTCAGCTGTTCTGCTGGATCGACAAATGGATTGAATTGAACATGGAAGACATTCGTCGCATGGAGGAGGAGACACGTAGGGAGCTAGATGAG ATGAGAGTGAAGGACCCAGTTAAAGGGATGGTGGCTCTAGAGGACTGA